One Nitrospirota bacterium genomic window, AATTGACGCCTTGGACGGCGCACCGGGTGTCTATTCCGCCCGATTCGCGGGGGAAAATGCCACCTATGCGGATAACCGCGCAAAAGTATTAACGTTGATGAAAGGTATGCCGGCCGAAAAGAGAGCGGCTTGTTTCCGTACGATTCTTGCGCTGGTTATTCCCGGGAAAGAACCCATTCTGGCTGAAGGCAAGACAGAAGGAACTATTGGAATGATGGAACAGGGACAAGAGGGATTTGGATACGACCCCATCTTTCATCTCAAAGGTGACGGACGTTCCTATTCTCAAATGTCCGCTGAAGAAAAGAACAGAGTCAGTCACCGGGCCAAAGCAGCTGAAAAAATGAAAGCCCTCCTGGAAAATATTCTCCGGGAAGATAAAAAATGAATACGGGGGCGAATGGTGAGACGCGTAAGGAGCACCGCGCAATGAGCGCCGCCGAGAAAGTGAGGCGGCCGGAATCGGGGGCATCGGAGGATTTTACAGGGTGAAA contains:
- the rdgB gene encoding RdgB/HAM1 family non-canonical purine NTP pyrophosphatase — translated: MEIVLATRNKGKIKEISALFTHLPIKLLTLDQFPDVGEVEEDGKDCKENAIKKGVEISRETGKAALADDSALEIDALDGAPGVYSARFAGENATYADNRAKVLTLMKGMPAEKRAACFRTILALVIPGKEPILAEGKTEGTIGMMEQGQEGFGYDPIFHLKGDGRSYSQMSAEEKNRVSHRAKAAEKMKALLENILREDKK